In Neorhizobium sp. NCHU2750, a single genomic region encodes these proteins:
- a CDS encoding TRAP transporter large permease subunit, translated as MTLFVFVGSLLAAMAIGVPVAFSLMFCGVVLMWYMDMFNAQIIAQNMIAGADTFTLLAIPFFILAGELMNSGGLSKRIIDFAIALVGHIRGGLGIVAIVAAVIMASISGSAAADTAALAAILVPMMAKAGYNIPRSGGLIAAGGIIAPVIPPSMAFIVFGVAANVSITQLFMAGIVPGILMGVSLVGTWLYCVRKDNIQALPKATARERLNATGRALWALGMPVIILGGIKAGVVTPTEAAVVAAVYALFVGMVIYRELKPSELPHVILRAAKTTSVIMFLVCAALVSAWLITAANIPAEITGYIEPLIDRPKLLMLAIMILVLIVGTALDLTPTILILTPVLMPIIKEAGIDPVYFGVLFIMNNCIGLITPPVGVVLNVVSGVGRIPLGKVTGGVMPFLLAQTVLLLLLVAFPEIVTVPAHWLR; from the coding sequence ATGACACTATTCGTTTTTGTCGGTTCGCTTCTCGCCGCAATGGCGATCGGCGTACCGGTTGCCTTCTCGCTGATGTTCTGCGGCGTCGTGCTCATGTGGTACATGGACATGTTCAACGCGCAGATCATCGCCCAGAACATGATCGCGGGTGCAGACACTTTCACCCTGCTCGCCATTCCTTTCTTCATCCTTGCCGGTGAACTGATGAATTCCGGCGGCCTGTCGAAGCGCATCATCGATTTCGCCATCGCGCTGGTCGGCCACATCCGTGGCGGTCTCGGTATCGTTGCAATCGTCGCCGCCGTGATCATGGCCTCAATCTCCGGTTCTGCTGCAGCGGATACCGCAGCGCTTGCCGCAATCCTTGTCCCGATGATGGCCAAGGCCGGCTACAACATTCCCCGCTCCGGCGGCCTGATCGCCGCTGGCGGCATCATCGCCCCGGTTATCCCGCCCTCCATGGCCTTCATCGTCTTCGGTGTCGCGGCCAACGTGTCGATCACCCAGCTGTTCATGGCCGGCATCGTGCCAGGCATCCTGATGGGCGTCTCTCTGGTCGGTACCTGGCTCTATTGCGTGCGCAAGGACAATATTCAGGCCCTGCCCAAGGCAACCGCACGGGAACGCCTCAACGCCACCGGTCGCGCCCTCTGGGCGCTCGGCATGCCCGTCATCATCCTTGGCGGCATCAAGGCCGGTGTCGTTACCCCGACGGAAGCCGCAGTGGTTGCCGCCGTCTATGCGCTCTTCGTCGGCATGGTCATCTATCGCGAACTGAAGCCGAGCGAACTGCCGCACGTCATCCTGCGGGCGGCCAAGACCACCTCGGTCATCATGTTCCTGGTCTGCGCCGCACTCGTCTCGGCCTGGCTGATCACAGCCGCCAACATCCCGGCCGAAATCACCGGCTATATCGAGCCGCTGATCGATCGCCCCAAGCTCTTGATGCTGGCGATCATGATCCTCGTGCTGATCGTCGGCACGGCGCTCGACCTGACGCCGACCATCCTGATCCTGACCCCTGTCCTGATGCCGATCATCAAGGAGGCGGGCATCGATCCGGTCTATTTCGGTGTATTGTTCATCATGAACAACTGCATCGGCCTCATCACGCCGCCGGTTGGCGTCGTGCTCAACGTTGTCAGCGGGGTCGGGAGGATCCCGCTGGGCAAGGTCACAGGCGGCGTCATGCCGTTCCTGCTGGCCCAGACCGTGCTGTTGCTGCTGCTTGTCGCGTTCCCCGAGATCGTGACGGTACCGGCACACTGGCTGCGCTGA
- a CDS encoding TRAP transporter substrate-binding protein codes for MKKLLFATTAIAIAISGSVPAFADFKSRNIRVSNGINADHPVGNGIKAMQECLDQKSGGKMKLTAFWGGALGGDLQATQALRSGVQEAVVTSSSPLVGIIPALGVFDLPFLFATPEEAYKVLDGKFGDEMNKKLDAAGLVNLAYWENGFRNLSNSEHPVTKWEDFAGMKVRVMQNNIFLDTFQNLGANATPMAFGEVYSALETKAIDAQENPYVTIDTSKFYEVQKYVTETNHAYTPFLFLFSKAIFNTYAADEQQALRDCAVVGRDVERKVIADLNKKSLEKIEAAGLKVNKLSPEEQTRIREKSMVVYEKHKAEIGPDVVDGILAELKTIRGQ; via the coding sequence ATGAAGAAGCTTCTTTTCGCAACGACCGCCATTGCCATCGCGATCTCCGGTTCCGTACCGGCCTTCGCAGACTTCAAGAGCCGTAACATCCGCGTCTCGAACGGCATCAATGCCGACCACCCGGTCGGCAACGGCATCAAGGCCATGCAGGAATGCCTCGACCAGAAGTCAGGCGGCAAGATGAAGCTGACCGCGTTCTGGGGCGGCGCGCTCGGCGGCGACCTTCAGGCAACCCAGGCGCTGCGTTCGGGCGTCCAGGAAGCCGTCGTCACCTCGTCCTCGCCGCTCGTCGGCATCATCCCGGCACTCGGCGTCTTCGACCTTCCCTTCCTCTTTGCTACGCCGGAAGAGGCCTACAAGGTTCTCGACGGCAAGTTCGGCGACGAGATGAACAAGAAGCTCGATGCCGCCGGCCTCGTCAATCTCGCCTACTGGGAAAACGGTTTCCGCAACCTGTCCAACTCCGAACACCCGGTGACCAAGTGGGAAGACTTTGCGGGGATGAAGGTTCGCGTCATGCAGAACAACATCTTCCTCGACACCTTCCAGAACCTCGGCGCCAACGCCACCCCGATGGCCTTCGGCGAAGTCTATTCGGCGCTGGAAACCAAGGCGATCGACGCCCAGGAAAACCCCTATGTGACGATCGACACCTCGAAATTCTACGAAGTGCAGAAATACGTTACCGAGACCAACCACGCCTACACGCCGTTCCTCTTCCTCTTCTCCAAGGCGATCTTCAACACCTACGCCGCGGACGAACAGCAGGCCCTGCGTGACTGCGCAGTCGTCGGCCGCGATGTCGAGCGCAAGGTAATTGCCGACCTGAACAAGAAGTCGCTGGAGAAGATCGAGGCTGCCGGCCTGAAGGTGAACAAGCTGTCGCCGGAAGAGCAGACCCGCATCCGCGAGAAGTCGATGGTCGTCTATGAAAAGCACAAGGCGGAGATCGGCCCGGATGTCGTCGACGGCATCCTCGCAGAACTGAAGACCATCCGCGGCCAGTGA
- a CDS encoding DMT family transporter: MQASSVSGFKTMSIAGPAIMLLGMLMFALNDTMGKWLVASYGLGQVVLLRSLAALVILVPIVWMAGLPAIRNAEKPWMQLARVVCSTTEVFSFYYAVMYLPLADVMTYWLAAPIYVAALSPLLLGDRVGWRRWTAIAIGFVGVIITLEPSSAMFTAPAVISIIGSAAFAFMMISGRFLRGTPDTTLVFFQVCGAGIAGLCFAPFDWSPVQSGFDLGLLGLLGIVAMAAHVLVNRALKISDAATVAPLQYTLLLWAVVFGWLFFGDVPRLSMIVGAALIVASGLFIFVREQMLKKRDTVLPAIPE, from the coding sequence ATGCAGGCTTCATCCGTTTCGGGTTTCAAGACCATGTCGATCGCCGGACCGGCCATCATGCTTCTCGGCATGCTGATGTTTGCGCTCAATGACACTATGGGCAAATGGCTGGTGGCGAGCTACGGGCTGGGGCAGGTGGTGCTACTGCGCAGCCTTGCCGCGCTCGTCATCCTCGTGCCGATCGTCTGGATGGCCGGCCTGCCGGCCATCCGCAATGCGGAGAAGCCGTGGATGCAGCTTGCACGGGTCGTCTGCTCCACCACGGAAGTGTTCTCCTTTTATTATGCCGTCATGTATCTGCCGCTTGCGGATGTGATGACCTATTGGCTGGCCGCGCCGATCTATGTCGCGGCCCTGTCGCCACTTCTGCTTGGAGACAGGGTCGGCTGGCGGCGCTGGACGGCGATCGCGATCGGATTCGTCGGCGTCATCATCACGCTGGAGCCGTCCTCGGCGATGTTCACCGCGCCGGCAGTGATCTCGATCATCGGCAGTGCCGCCTTCGCCTTCATGATGATTTCGGGCCGTTTCCTGCGCGGCACGCCGGATACGACACTGGTGTTCTTCCAGGTCTGCGGTGCGGGGATTGCTGGGCTTTGCTTCGCGCCGTTCGACTGGAGCCCGGTGCAATCCGGCTTCGACCTCGGCCTGCTCGGGCTGCTCGGCATTGTCGCGATGGCAGCGCATGTGCTGGTCAACCGGGCCTTGAAGATTTCCGATGCGGCGACTGTCGCGCCGCTGCAATATACGCTTCTGCTCTGGGCGGTGGTCTTCGGCTGGCTGTTCTTCGGTGACGTGCCACGGCTCAGCATGATCGTCGGCGCCGCACTGATCGTCGCCTCCGGCCTGTTCATTTTCGTGCGGGAACAGATGTTGAAGAAGCGCGACACGGTGCTGCCGGCGATCCCGGAATAA
- a CDS encoding mandelate racemase/muconate lactonizing enzyme family protein, translated as MKITKLETVRVAERSNLLWVLVHTDEGITGLGETFFGAETVESYIHEYVAPRVIGRDPLAIDLLAQELVGYVGFRSSGAEVRGNSAFDIALWDIFGKVTGQPIAQLLGGFSRKEIRTYNTCAGTEYIKKATGQTTANYGLSTGKDYDDLNGFLHRADELAESLLEQGITAMKIWPFDQAAEKTKGQYISSADLKAALQPFEKIRKAVGDRIDIMVEFHSMWQLLPAMQIAKALTPYGTFWHEDPIKMDSLSSLKRYAEVSPAPISASETLATRWGFRDYLETGAAGIVMLDISWCGGLSEARKIASMAEAWHLPVAPHDCTGPVVLCASTHLSLNAPNALVQESVRAFYNTWYRDLVTALPEVKNGMITVPPGPGLGMELNPELEKAFTVSRRFSAASNL; from the coding sequence ATGAAGATCACCAAGCTTGAAACGGTGCGTGTCGCCGAGCGGAGCAATCTGCTCTGGGTTCTGGTTCACACCGACGAGGGTATCACGGGGCTGGGAGAGACCTTTTTCGGCGCCGAGACGGTGGAGAGCTATATCCACGAATATGTGGCGCCGCGGGTGATCGGCCGCGATCCGCTGGCTATCGATCTTCTGGCGCAGGAACTGGTCGGTTATGTCGGCTTTCGCTCGTCCGGTGCCGAGGTGCGCGGCAATTCCGCCTTCGATATCGCGCTCTGGGACATATTCGGCAAGGTGACGGGCCAGCCGATCGCACAGCTTCTCGGCGGTTTCTCGAGGAAGGAAATCCGCACCTACAATACCTGCGCCGGCACGGAATATATCAAGAAGGCGACCGGGCAGACGACGGCCAATTACGGGCTTTCGACCGGCAAGGACTATGACGACCTCAACGGCTTCCTGCACCGGGCCGACGAACTGGCGGAATCCTTGCTGGAACAGGGCATCACGGCGATGAAGATCTGGCCGTTCGACCAGGCGGCGGAAAAGACCAAGGGCCAGTATATCTCGTCCGCGGACCTGAAGGCAGCACTTCAGCCCTTCGAGAAGATCCGCAAGGCGGTCGGCGACAGGATCGACATCATGGTCGAGTTCCATTCGATGTGGCAGCTTCTGCCGGCAATGCAGATCGCCAAGGCGCTGACACCTTACGGAACCTTCTGGCACGAAGACCCGATCAAGATGGACAGCCTGTCCAGCCTCAAACGCTATGCCGAAGTCTCGCCCGCGCCGATCTCGGCGTCGGAAACGCTCGCCACCCGCTGGGGCTTTCGCGATTATCTGGAAACGGGAGCTGCCGGCATCGTCATGCTCGACATTTCCTGGTGCGGCGGGTTGTCGGAGGCACGCAAGATCGCCTCGATGGCCGAAGCCTGGCATCTGCCGGTCGCGCCGCATGACTGCACCGGTCCGGTCGTGCTCTGCGCTTCCACCCATCTGTCGCTCAACGCACCGAATGCGCTGGTGCAGGAAAGCGTGCGTGCCTTCTACAATACCTGGTACCGCGATCTCGTCACCGCCCTGCCGGAGGTGAAGAATGGCATGATTACTGTGCCGCCGGGGCCGGGGCTGGGCATGGAGCTCAATCCCGAGCTTGAGAAGGCATTCACCGTCAGCCGTCGGTTCTCCGCCGCGTCCAATCTATAA
- a CDS encoding PLP-dependent aminotransferase family protein, with translation MRKPALRQQLDVSWNSVFGDFSRDGQPLNIQIRRMIVHAVETGTLPANMRLPPSRNLAATLRIGRNTVTSAYQQLIDEGFLVSRQRTGIFVADIAPKPESTAKSSGEDKVWRDRFIVEPSKMRQHSKPRDWQSYPYPFLFGQYDPELFPTNNWREAVRATSSVQEIQGWAGDMIDDDDPDLIEQLRVQVLPRRGIFAAQGEVIITVGSQQALSMLVNLLVGRDTPAAVEDPGYPDMRNMVSLATRDVRFLTSDEHGVVPDQVFAGAKVAFMTPGHHCPTTIVTPIERRHAILEAAERDDVLIVEDDYDADLSIQEDGNLPSLKSLDRTGRVLYVGSFSKVVAPGLRIGYIVAPRPVISELRVLRRIMLRHPPTNNQRTLATFIALGHYRQHLNKAGAAMLERSALMERLLPKYLPTCRTSRGRGATSLWVEGPPSMDARRLVELARRKGVLVEPGDIFFSDPAAGRNFFRLGFSSIPAHRIEPGLVRLAEAVRECV, from the coding sequence ATGCGCAAACCCGCCCTCAGACAACAGCTCGACGTATCCTGGAATTCCGTCTTCGGCGATTTTTCGCGCGACGGTCAGCCGCTCAACATCCAGATCCGCCGGATGATCGTGCATGCGGTGGAAACCGGCACGCTGCCCGCCAACATGCGCCTGCCGCCGAGCCGCAATCTGGCGGCAACGCTGAGGATCGGCCGCAATACCGTGACGTCCGCCTACCAGCAACTGATCGACGAGGGATTTCTCGTCTCGCGCCAGCGGACCGGCATTTTCGTCGCCGATATCGCGCCAAAGCCCGAATCCACAGCCAAAAGCTCCGGCGAGGACAAGGTCTGGCGGGACCGCTTCATCGTCGAGCCGTCTAAGATGCGGCAGCATTCCAAGCCGCGCGACTGGCAGTCCTATCCCTATCCCTTCCTGTTCGGCCAGTATGATCCGGAACTGTTCCCGACCAACAACTGGCGCGAGGCCGTACGCGCCACCTCCAGCGTGCAGGAGATCCAGGGCTGGGCCGGCGACATGATCGACGACGACGATCCCGACCTGATCGAGCAGCTCAGGGTACAGGTCCTGCCCCGGCGCGGCATCTTTGCCGCCCAGGGCGAGGTCATCATCACCGTCGGTTCGCAACAGGCGCTCTCGATGCTGGTCAACCTGCTCGTCGGGCGCGATACGCCGGCCGCTGTCGAAGACCCCGGCTATCCCGACATGCGCAACATGGTGAGCCTTGCGACCAGAGACGTCCGCTTCCTCACCTCCGACGAGCACGGCGTCGTGCCCGATCAGGTATTCGCCGGTGCCAAGGTGGCGTTCATGACGCCCGGCCACCATTGCCCGACCACGATCGTCACCCCGATCGAGCGCCGCCACGCCATTCTGGAAGCCGCCGAAAGAGACGATGTGCTGATCGTCGAGGACGATTACGATGCCGACCTTTCCATCCAGGAAGACGGCAATCTCCCCTCGCTGAAAAGCCTCGATCGTACCGGCCGCGTTCTCTATGTCGGCAGCTTCTCCAAGGTCGTCGCACCGGGCCTGAGGATCGGCTACATCGTCGCGCCGAGACCGGTGATCAGCGAATTGCGCGTGCTGCGCCGGATCATGCTGCGCCATCCGCCAACCAACAACCAACGCACGCTCGCCACCTTCATCGCGCTCGGCCACTATCGCCAGCACCTCAACAAGGCAGGCGCGGCCATGCTGGAACGCTCCGCGCTGATGGAGCGCCTGTTGCCGAAATACCTGCCGACCTGCCGGACGAGCCGAGGCCGCGGGGCAACCAGCCTGTGGGTGGAGGGCCCGCCCTCGATGGATGCCCGGCGGCTGGTCGAGCTCGCACGTCGAAAAGGCGTGCTGGTCGAACCCGGCGATATCTTCTTTTCCGACCCCGCAGCCGGACGGAATTTTTTCCGCCTCGGTTTCAGCTCCATTCCCGCACATCGCATTGAACCGGGCCTTGTTCGCCTTGCCGAGGCCGTTCGCGAATGTGTTTGA
- a CDS encoding aminotransferase class III-fold pyridoxal phosphate-dependent enzyme, whose amino-acid sequence MNVASRPNDIQAVIEADRAHVWHHLSQHKQYESVDPKIYVEGKGTRVWDATGKEYLDGVSGAVWTVNVGYGRTSIADAVRDQLVKLNYFAGAAGNVPAALFAEKLIEKMPGMTRVYYSNSGSEANEKVFKMVRQIAHRKHNSGKYKILYRDRDYHGTTLGTLAAAGQKERREQYGPMPPGFVEVPHCLEYRSQWGEIDDYGIKAADAIEEVILREGPETVGLLCLEPVTAGGGVIVPPKGYWQRVQEICRKYDVLLHIDEVVCGMGRTGKWFGYQHYGIEPDFVTMAKGVASGYAAISCTVTTEKVFEMFKDDPSDPMSYFRDISTFGGCVAGPAAALENMRIIEEEGLLENTLKMGARLMDNLRELQSRHQVIGDVRGLGLFCGAELVMDRETKEPAPEKMVQAVTADCVAQGVIIGATNRSVPGFNNTLCMSPPLIINSAEIDQITGAIDKALTKAFG is encoded by the coding sequence ATGAACGTCGCTTCACGTCCCAACGACATACAGGCCGTCATCGAGGCCGATCGCGCCCATGTCTGGCATCACCTGTCGCAGCACAAGCAGTATGAAAGCGTCGACCCCAAGATCTATGTCGAGGGCAAGGGCACCCGCGTCTGGGATGCCACCGGCAAGGAATATCTCGATGGCGTGTCCGGTGCTGTCTGGACCGTCAATGTCGGCTATGGCCGCACCAGCATAGCGGATGCGGTGCGCGACCAGCTGGTCAAGCTCAACTACTTCGCCGGCGCCGCCGGCAACGTTCCGGCCGCGCTGTTTGCCGAAAAGCTGATCGAGAAGATGCCGGGCATGACCCGCGTCTACTATTCGAACTCCGGCTCCGAGGCCAACGAGAAGGTGTTCAAGATGGTGCGCCAGATCGCGCACCGCAAACATAATAGCGGCAAGTACAAGATCCTCTACCGTGATCGCGACTACCACGGCACGACGCTCGGCACGCTTGCCGCAGCTGGTCAGAAGGAACGCCGCGAACAGTATGGTCCGATGCCTCCGGGCTTCGTCGAAGTGCCGCATTGCCTGGAATATCGCAGCCAGTGGGGCGAGATCGATGATTACGGCATCAAGGCTGCCGATGCGATCGAGGAAGTCATCCTGCGCGAAGGCCCGGAAACCGTTGGCCTCCTCTGCCTCGAACCGGTCACCGCCGGCGGCGGCGTCATCGTGCCCCCGAAGGGCTACTGGCAGCGGGTGCAGGAAATCTGCAGGAAATACGATGTGCTGCTGCATATCGACGAAGTCGTCTGCGGCATGGGCCGCACCGGCAAGTGGTTCGGCTACCAGCATTACGGCATCGAGCCGGACTTCGTCACCATGGCAAAGGGCGTCGCGTCCGGCTATGCGGCAATCTCCTGCACCGTGACGACCGAAAAGGTCTTCGAGATGTTCAAGGACGATCCGTCCGATCCCATGTCCTATTTCCGCGACATCTCCACCTTCGGCGGCTGCGTCGCCGGCCCGGCGGCAGCGCTCGAAAACATGCGCATCATCGAGGAGGAAGGCCTGCTCGAAAACACCCTGAAGATGGGTGCCCGTCTGATGGATAACCTCCGCGAGCTGCAGAGCCGCCATCAGGTGATCGGCGACGTGCGCGGCCTCGGCCTGTTCTGCGGCGCAGAACTCGTCATGGACCGCGAAACGAAAGAGCCGGCACCGGAAAAGATGGTCCAGGCCGTCACCGCCGATTGCGTGGCGCAGGGCGTGATCATCGGCGCCACCAACCGCTCGGTCCCCGGCTTCAACAACACGCTTTGCATGAGCCCGCCGCTGATCATCAATTCAGCCGAGATCGACCAGATCACCGGCGCCATCGACAAGGCGCTGACCAAGGCGTTTGGGTAA
- a CDS encoding SDR family NAD(P)-dependent oxidoreductase yields the protein MSSRTALITGATAGFGQAIARRFAKEGWKVVVTGRRKDRLDALVEELGGPTRAHGLVFDIRDEAATRAALAAIPAEFSKIDALVNNAGLALGTGPAQDCDLDQWKTMIDTNITGLVTITRLMLDQLIASRGLIVNLASVAANWPYPGGNVYGATKSFVQQFSRGLRSDLSAKGVRVTSIEPGMAESEFTLVRTGGDQAAYNKLYGGANPLQPEDIAETIYWVASLPAHVNINTLEIMPVSQSWAPFQVYREAK from the coding sequence ATGAGTTCACGCACGGCGCTCATAACCGGCGCAACGGCAGGCTTCGGCCAGGCGATTGCCCGCCGATTTGCCAAGGAAGGCTGGAAGGTCGTCGTCACCGGACGGCGCAAGGACCGGCTCGATGCGCTGGTCGAGGAACTCGGCGGCCCGACCCGAGCCCATGGTCTGGTGTTCGACATTCGCGACGAGGCGGCAACGCGCGCGGCGCTCGCTGCCATTCCGGCCGAGTTTTCCAAGATCGATGCACTGGTCAACAATGCCGGACTGGCGCTCGGCACGGGACCGGCCCAGGACTGCGATCTCGACCAGTGGAAGACGATGATCGACACCAACATCACCGGTCTCGTCACCATCACCCGGCTGATGCTCGACCAGTTGATCGCAAGCCGCGGCCTGATCGTCAATCTCGCATCGGTTGCCGCCAACTGGCCCTATCCGGGCGGGAATGTCTATGGCGCGACGAAGTCCTTTGTGCAGCAGTTTTCGCGCGGGTTGAGAAGCGATCTTTCGGCCAAGGGCGTGCGCGTCACCTCGATCGAGCCGGGCATGGCGGAAAGCGAATTCACGCTGGTGCGCACCGGCGGCGACCAGGCTGCCTATAACAAGCTCTATGGCGGGGCAAACCCGCTGCAGCCGGAAGATATCGCGGAGACGATCTATTGGGTCGCCTCGCTGCCGGCGCATGTCAACATCAACACGCTGGAAATCATGCCGGTCAGCCAGTCCTGGGCACCGTTCCAGGTGTATCGGGAAGCGAAGTAG
- a CDS encoding agmatinase — MTTSDFRPISGVDLPRFAGIATFMRLPHITLDDARLGAVDIGLIGVPWDGGTTNRPGPRHAPRQLRDLSTMVRHQNGATRIRPFDLANCADLGDVGPNPADIEDSMNRITAFYDAVKAASILPLTAGGDHLSSLPILRSLGRDKPLGMIHFDSHTDLFHSYFGGFKYTHGTPFRRAVEEGLLDPKRVCMIGIRGPAYDFEDRDFADAVGIRVIPIEEFHARGVEDVMAEARAIAGTGDTYVSYDIDFIDPAFAPGTGTPEIGGPNSFQALQVVRELRSLNIVGADLVEVSPPFDTSGATAFLGVTVMFELLCVLAEVRSLRGKTSGSQQQATLPAMAK; from the coding sequence ATGACGACATCCGACTTCCGCCCGATCTCGGGCGTCGATCTTCCGCGCTTTGCCGGCATCGCAACCTTCATGCGACTGCCGCATATCACGCTGGATGACGCACGTCTGGGCGCGGTGGATATCGGCCTGATCGGCGTCCCGTGGGATGGCGGCACGACCAATAGGCCCGGCCCGCGCCACGCGCCGCGTCAGTTGCGCGACCTTTCGACCATGGTGCGCCACCAGAACGGCGCCACCAGAATTCGCCCCTTCGACCTCGCCAATTGCGCCGATCTTGGCGATGTCGGCCCGAACCCGGCCGATATCGAGGATTCCATGAACCGTATCACCGCCTTCTACGACGCGGTAAAGGCGGCCAGCATCCTGCCACTGACGGCCGGTGGCGATCATCTGTCGTCCCTGCCGATCCTGCGTTCGCTCGGCCGCGACAAGCCGCTGGGCATGATCCATTTCGACAGCCATACCGATCTCTTCCATTCCTATTTCGGCGGTTTCAAATACACCCACGGCACCCCCTTCCGCCGCGCCGTCGAGGAAGGTCTGCTCGATCCGAAACGCGTCTGCATGATCGGCATCCGCGGCCCCGCCTATGATTTCGAGGATCGCGACTTTGCCGATGCAGTCGGCATTCGCGTCATCCCGATCGAGGAGTTCCACGCCCGCGGCGTCGAGGACGTGATGGCCGAAGCCCGCGCTATCGCCGGCACCGGCGACACCTATGTCAGCTACGACATCGACTTCATCGACCCGGCTTTCGCGCCGGGCACGGGCACGCCGGAAATCGGCGGACCGAACAGTTTCCAGGCGCTTCAGGTGGTGCGCGAACTGCGCAGCCTCAACATCGTCGGTGCCGATTTGGTGGAAGTCTCTCCGCCCTTCGACACGAGCGGCGCAACGGCCTTTCTCGGTGTCACAGTCATGTTCGAGTTGCTCTGCGTGCTGGCCGAGGTCAGAAGCCTGCGCGGCAAGACCTCCGGCTCGCAGCAACAAGCGACATTGCCTGCAATGGCCAAGTAA
- a CDS encoding extracellular solute-binding protein, with the protein MSILKSPLTRRTILKSSAIGAGIIASPAVISSNALASSGEVNFTGWAGYPGMAEKVFPAFTKATGIKVNFTEQPDQDTMFAQAKISLATGASDIIEPTLDRVTAWNANGLIQGWDLGKLSIDNYADGLANGSAAEAATIDGKRMFVPSVWGTEALVYSKKEFPTEYGKASLGDLFNPDVNVTVRGHSALAAMGRWMDAQGKLPKPWIDGYKDEKTMVELWDIALAEAIKVKANIVQFWSGENDAQAAFRTNGAALGLCWDSTGFNMAKEGYGYVSPKEGAFAWNQGLVLMKSAKNVEQAHEFAKWVSTAEGSALWATAFSANPVGKGGIDKMDPSVSTYYKSSFPGDSISKLYWWPAQSAWFLAKRGEYADKYKAA; encoded by the coding sequence ATGAGCATTCTGAAATCACCGCTTACACGTCGTACAATCCTCAAGTCGTCTGCGATCGGCGCCGGCATCATCGCCTCGCCGGCCGTCATCTCCTCCAATGCGCTCGCCTCCTCCGGCGAAGTCAACTTCACCGGTTGGGCGGGTTATCCCGGCATGGCCGAAAAGGTCTTCCCCGCCTTCACAAAGGCGACCGGCATCAAGGTCAACTTCACCGAACAGCCCGACCAGGACACGATGTTTGCCCAGGCGAAGATCTCGCTTGCAACCGGCGCCTCCGACATCATCGAGCCGACGCTTGACCGCGTCACCGCCTGGAACGCCAACGGCCTGATCCAGGGCTGGGACCTCGGCAAGCTCTCGATCGACAACTACGCCGATGGCCTGGCCAACGGTTCCGCCGCGGAAGCCGCCACGATCGACGGCAAGCGCATGTTCGTGCCCTCCGTCTGGGGCACCGAGGCGCTCGTCTATTCCAAGAAGGAATTCCCGACCGAATACGGCAAGGCAAGCCTCGGCGACCTGTTCAACCCGGATGTCAATGTGACGGTGCGCGGCCACTCGGCTCTCGCTGCCATGGGGCGCTGGATGGATGCTCAAGGCAAGCTGCCGAAGCCGTGGATCGACGGCTACAAGGACGAGAAGACCATGGTCGAACTGTGGGATATCGCCCTTGCCGAGGCCATCAAGGTCAAGGCCAACATCGTCCAGTTCTGGAGCGGTGAGAACGACGCCCAGGCGGCATTCCGCACCAATGGCGCAGCGCTCGGCCTCTGCTGGGATTCGACCGGCTTCAACATGGCCAAGGAAGGCTATGGTTATGTCTCTCCGAAGGAAGGAGCATTTGCCTGGAACCAGGGCCTGGTTCTGATGAAGAGCGCCAAGAATGTCGAACAGGCGCACGAATTCGCCAAATGGGTCTCCACCGCGGAAGGCTCGGCTCTCTGGGCGACCGCCTTCTCCGCCAACCCGGTCGGCAAGGGCGGCATAGACAAGATGGATCCCTCCGTATCCACCTATTACAAGTCGAGCTTCCCGGGAGATTCCATCTCCAAACTCTACTGGTGGCCGGCACAGTCCGCCTGGTTCCTCGCCAAGCGCGGCGAATATGCCGACAAGTACAAGGCAGCGTAA